The segment CATTTGAATTCTTAATCCCTTTAATAATCCGATTTAAAACCTCTTCTTTTGCCTTGACATGAATAATTAGCTCTACATTATGCAGTAAATGTATATTTAATGGCATCTTAGTTGTTTTATCATCTTTATCAAAATACATATTCTGATAATCAACAAATTTACTATCATAATTTCCTTGAATCGATATCTTCATTGGAATAAATTCTTCAGCATCTAATACCCTATGCAACATACCCTTAACTGTAGAGTAAGGAGGCAATGGATAAGTTTCTCCTACTTTAAAAGCAAAAGGTTTTTTATAACATGCCGTCTCTTGAAAAAGCTTAAGTTTTAGTACCTTCATTTTTTCACCTACTCATAAATTTCTTTTACTTTAGTTTCTAGCTTTTTAAAGAATTCCTCTACAGATAAAACACTATTTTTTAATATTTCCTCTAACTCTTTTTTATTAGCAAATACCCCATCTACTATCCCAACAAAAGTATTATCTTCTACCTTATTATCCAACAAACCAGTTTTCAAAGTGTCATTTATGGGATCAATATCAATTCCATACTTTTCACCACAATCTTCTAAATTTATTCTCCCTTGGAAAAATGGATTTGGTAAATTATATACTCCTCCAATCACAAATAAAGGAGCTAAATTTTCTTGTCTCCCTCTGATATTACGATTTAATAATTTAACAATTGTCAACAATTCTCTAACTCTTCTCTCTTTAACATCTTCTTCTAATTCTATATCTCCATCAATTCCAACTTTATCTAGGTCTAACGTTAAAGTATAAGTATAAAAACTCTGATGCTGTTCTACATTTGCTAAATTAGAGTCTTCATCTATTCGATCAGCCATTCCTTTATTGCTTAAAAAGTCCATATCACTTTTATATGGTTCTAAAGAAATAGCAGGACTTAATCGTACTACAGCAGATCGAGTTGGGGTTCCTTTTACTGCTGTTTTCATATAACCAAATAGATCCATTTCTTCTGACTCCTTGATAGTAACTTTTTCTTTATGTTGAGTAGTTCCATCTTTTATTACCGTATCTAAATTCCAATCAAACAACTCTGCCCCTAATCTTCTAATGTCATATCCCAAAGCCTGCCTAGATGCAAAAGTATGAGTAGTTCCATTACCTCTATTTAGTTTCTTTAACTCAGAAATATTTCCAATCCCCTCACCATAATTCAAAGAACTAGCCTCAAATATAATAGTCATTGTTAATCCTTTTCCCATCTTAATTTTCCTCCTTCACTATATTTTTATCTTCTTGTTCATCATCTTTCGAAATAAAACCTGATACAAATGAATGAGCAACGGTTTCAAATTCCATATCTTCTTCATGCATGACATTTAATAAAACCGTTGGAACCTCTTTACCTACTCCCATATATACTCTAAGTAATGAATCCATGAACTGCTTTTTATTTTTCGCATTAGTAGCATTCAACAACCTATAGGCTAAACCTTGAATTTTATTTTTAGCTATACTCTTGCCTAATTTCTGTCCTTCATTAAAGATCCACCAAATTGTTTTACCTTTTTCCTTCACTTCTTCACACTCCTTCTTAATTTGATTCAACTTATATTTAGCTACTGTTGCCACCAAAGGATCATGAGCAAAACTAGTTTCTTTATTTACTTCATCTCTTAACTTAGCATCAATTAATGAATTTAAATTGTTAACTACAACTGTATCCTTAGCTCCCTTTTCAAAGTTATAAATTTCATTTTTAATCGTTTTATCACTCAAAATTAAATTAACCACATTACGTTTAAATCTCTTATCTCCTATCTTACTTAAATCTTGTTCAGCATAATTCTTAAAATAAGTAGCGACTGACTTAGGTATATTAAAATAATTCAATTTACAACTTTTAGAATCATACTCTGCATTAATTTCTATAAAGAGTATATTTTGCAATAACCACTTACTCTTCTGCTTGGCTTCACTTACTATATCATAAATTAAACTTTCAAATGGATTTTCTTCTTCCCTCTTATTCCTTCTTAAATTTTGATTATGTCTATATAAGTCTTCAATACTAGTATCTAAGTTTACAAACCCATCATAGTCATTTTCCATTTCCGTAGCTCCAGCAGGAGTACAAAGCAATATTAATTTTACTAAATTACAAATAGGAAAAGCAGTATTCCCGTTCCACATGAAGTTTCTAGATTTTTTATTACTTACTGCTAAAGGAATAAACACCCCTTCCGTAAAATCACAACTTACATCATTTTTTCTCGTAAATTGGGAATTAGAACGATATTGTTCCCAAATAGAACAAGATAGAACTTCATCACTTAAGTAACTCTTAATTTCTTCAAGAGTCTTACCTTTTTTAATAAACTTTTTATTTAACTTTTTTAGTAATCTTCTATATGGATATTTACTAAGTTTATTTTTACTAAGCACTCCATCTTTAACTTTTTGTTGTAATTTATCCATTTCCTCCTCAATAAATGCTTGTAACTCTTCTACATTATCTGCTGTTTGTAAAGTCTCATCTAATCTAACATCATCTAATACTCGTTGAACATAATCTTTTTTCATTACTTCCCTTTGTTCTTCTACAGAATCTCTTGCTCTATTCCTTTGTAGAAAACTTACTTGTCCAAAATAACCAGATGAAAGAACACTTCTAACTTTATTCAAGGTTAATCTTTCAAAGACTTCTTTTTTATTCATTACTGCTTTAAAATCTTCTACTAATTCTTTTAATTCATCCAATTGTTTTGGCTTTTTAATTTCTCTACGAGCATCAAATATCCTATCAAATTCTTCTTCATAACTTTTATTCTCTAATTTTCCTTTAATCTTATTTCTATTATTTTTTATAGTATCCTGAACCCACTTAGTTGCAGCTTTAAACCTATCTTCATTTTCAGCTATTTTTACATACCTTTTAACCTTATCACATTCTCTCTTGCTAATGTTATATTCATCTAAAAAGTAATCGAAATAATACTTATCAAATTTCTCAAGTAAACTACTATCAAACTCTAAATAATTATCTTTCATAACTATCTCTTTCTTTTTATCTGCACGTTCAATTATTCTAATAAACCCAACAATCCCCATATTAACAAACCAGTCATCACGATATAATCTTAATTTCAGTTTAGATCACCTCCACCATGCCAAAACCTTGATTACGTTTAAAACCAATCCCTAACATATAAATATCTTTTAAATCCTCAACAACTCCCTTTAATTCAAAGCTACCTTGATAGCTATTGACATAATAATAAGGTCTTCCAGTATTCTCAGTAAACTCTTTTATCTTCTGTTTTACAACCACTTTGCTCATATCTACTGGCTCAAACTCTAATTTATCCTGCAAACCATATCCTCTATAATTTTCAAGAACTACATCAGCAATATAATTTAACTCTTTCTCATAACTATCATCTTCAATATCCAAAAAATAATTTTCCTTATTTTTTATGCAAAGAGGCGACAAAGTAGTAAATTTAACCCTTTCACTATCAACTTCTTTTTCTTTAGTTAAATTAATTCTTAGCTTATTAAGGAAAAAATCCTTATACTTAAATTCCTCTAACTTTAATAAACCATTATAAAATTTAATTCCTAATTCATAATCTGGTGTACTTAAATTTAAAACTACTTTATCATTAATCTCAAAAATATCTTCTTGCTTCTCAAAATCCTTCATATACACCCCAAAAGTAAAATCTTTAGCTTGCTTATTCTCCCTTGTATCATCATAATTGTATAACTTATTCTTAAACTCTTTGTCTGCTTGTCTAAAAGCCTCCTTAATTAAACTCACAAACATCATATGATAACCTACAGGAATTGAATCAGTTTCATATTCACATTTTAATCGCAATATTTATTCACCTCACTTTGTTTGGATAAATTATAACATACAACCTGGAACTATATCGTCACAAAGGAAAATTATTTAATTATTTTTTAAAATTTCTCTTGCTTCTTCCTTTACCTGCTCTTTTAATTCTAATGGTTCAATAACTTTTACGTCACTGCCTAAACTTAATACCCAATTTACTATATCATCTAGTCCTGTCATCTCAGCTTCAAAAATAATAGAGTTATCCTCATTAAAAGTTACCTTCTGATCCTTTACCCAGATTCTTTCACTTACTTTAATTGAAGTTGGAAACTCAATCTTCAACTTGACATTAAATTTATCCTCATCATAAATAATACCAATAGTATTTTCTAAATACTCATTTAAAGAAAAATCTTCTGGCTTTTTAAATTCTTCTTTCAAAATTTCCATCTTTCTTATCCTAGGTAACTTAAACTGTCTTATAGCATCTCTCAATTCACAATAAGCCATAACATACCAAAATCCCTGATAAACATATAAAGCATAAGGTCTTATAACTCTATCTTTAAGCCCAGAAGTTAATGAAAAATACTCTATCTTTACTTTATTTGATGTCATTACAGCTTCTTGAATATTAATATATTTATCTTTTTCTTTTTCTAAATTAATATTAGGAATTGATTCTAATATTAAATCATTTACATCTTTAATTCTTTGATTATTTTTTAAATTTGAATTTATCTTATCTAAAATTGTTTTATATTCTTTTATAAACACAAATCCTTCTTGCTTTAAGTAAGTTTCTGCATTCTTTAAAACTGAAAATTCCTGTTCATCAATCCCCAGATTTAAAATAGTATTATCAACTCCTATGCTATATCCTCCATATCTCCCAGGAGTTGATTCTATATATACTCCTAATTGTTCTAAAACTTTTTTATATTTTCTAATCATTCGTGGATCTACTTCTAATCGATTAGCTATTTTTCTTGTTTTCATCTTGTGTCGTGATCTTAAAATCATAAGCATTTTCAATACATTAGCACATTTGCCCATAATAATCCTCCGATCAGCTAAATTATTTTTATTAAGTTAGCTAAAATTTGAACTTTTTTAGGAATTACAATAATTTAAACTCATTAAACCACACCTCCAAAAAAGAGAAAAATTTATAACTAACACTTTAACTATAATCTCTTTTTAGTTAAAATTAATTTCAAAATTAAAGTTATAAACTTACAAAATGAGTTAAAACTACTTTAAACCTACTCTATTACATTATTACGACAAAAGGAATAAGTTTCCTCCAAAGGATATTTTATTACTGCAATTTTTGTTAAAATATAATAACTCCAGCTATTAACTGGAGCTTTAATTTATCGTACTATGTAGGTTACATTTAAGTAAGCTTAGTTTCCCCTGCGTAATTTTAAGTAACTAAATTTTCAAATTAACTCTTGACATCTATTAGCTGATTTATCAGACGTTGGACTTATTCCGAAATAAATCTATTATTTAGTCTTTGAAAAAATTGTTGTAATAATACTCGTTACAAAAGCAGTAATTACAGACGCTAAAAAAACATTTCGATTTTTCTCAATCCATTCTATAATACTATCAATAATAATGCTTTTATCATCGAAAGTCAATTCTTCCATTTGACCATTTATCTTAAAATAATCGTCCTCATAAGTATATTTAAATAAAATTTCAGCTTTTTGATTATTATTCGTTTTTCCTGTTATTTTGGTAAAAGGAATACTATATTCCTGTGGTACACCTGTTTGATTAAAAATCATTTCTGTATTAAAGTTACTATTTAATGTGAAATAATCACTAATTCCGTTAACAAGAATCTTTTCATTCATATATTTTTCTTCTGGTCTTAAATCTTGAATACTATTATTCAACTTGAATTTATTAGCTTTACCAATAAAATTAATCGACCCATTTGTTTCCCCATCTTCTATTGGCAATATTCTTAAATAAGATGGAGAATATTTTTTAGTTACTCCCTCATCATTTATTCTTATCTCAACCTCTGGCGGTAAATCCAAAATTAATTTGTCTTCAAAGCTAGTTAGCATACTAAAGTTTAAATCTTCCTCTTCTAAAGTTAATCTATAAAATGGTTTAAACTCAGCCCTTTTAATTCTATTTGTTCTCTTAAAATTAACTTTTTTAATATCTATCTCAGGAATTCTTTTTTCTTCTTCATTATAATCATAAAATTCAAATATAGAGTTCTCACTAAATACTATATCAGAATTGTTTTTCATAGCATCACTTTTAAAATATATTTCTAATTCATAAGGATTCAATTCCATAATCTCATTATTTACTTCCGGGATTTGAATTCTTGTCAAACTACTGTTTTTAAAACTAGCATCTTCATCAAGAATAAATCTATATCCTGAAACTCCTATTTCTCCTCTAAAATTATTTAATTCTAAGTCTTTAAAATTTCCTTCAATCTTTGCATTACCAGAGCTAGGAAACAATTCATATTCACCAAAATACATCCTAAACATTATGCTTATAAAAATAAAGGAAAATATAATAATAACTAGTACACCAATTAAAAATATTATTTTTTTCAACCAATAAAAAAACTTAGAAAAAATCTCCTTTTCAAACTCTATATTTAACATCTTGCTCACCCTTTCGTTTGTGAGTGCCACAATATCTCATCCCTATAAGGTTCCCAACTTCAGCTTCATCAACCCCTACGTACGGTTATCTCGTATACGGCCTTTCTATTAACTTCTTCTTAAATCTTATATATTCATACTTCATAATATATTATCTTCTTCAAGTATTATAAACAATCTGATCTACTTTGGTTTTGAAGTTAACCCACTCTTTTATAATCTGTTTAGTCTTTACTTGTTAGCCTTAAATGATACAGGTTCTAAATCAAAATTATCTCTTATACTGCCAGATTGTTCATAAAATTGTCCTTTTTTAGTTTCAAAATCAAAATTAAAAACTCTATACAAATAGTAGTTATCTGGATGTAATTCAGAAAAAGCTACTTCATTTAAAGTTATATCAAAAGCTGTATTTTTGCCTCCAGTTGTAGTTTTAACTTCTATAAATTTATCTTCTCCATCAAGAGTATAAGATTGAATATCGTACCCAGTTCCATCACCTTTAACTTGAGATGTATGAATAACCTTTTCAGCTAAATCTTTTCTATCGTTTCGAATTAAAAATTCTTTTTCATATTTAAGTATGAATTTTTCTCCTTCCAATCCTATTTTTTTATTTCTAGCATTATTTTCTGCAAAATCTACTTTATGACCATGAAATTGTCTCGTGCTCTTCCCAGTATTACAATTTTGATTTGGAGAAGGAGGAGAAGTTTTGACTGGTTTTTTAACATTATTTTCGTTTGATTGAGAAAATTCATTTGTAACTAACTCTAATTCTATTCCCAATTTATTTGCTTGGTTTTGAGACAGTTCCCAGTCTAATATCTGCCATTTAAAATATACAGGTTTTTCCCTTTCCTTATCATGAGTAATATAAGCTAATTTACCTAAATAAATATATTCAGTATTTTTATTAGGCCGTAAAAAAAGATATATATTATCTATATGGTGGTTATGATTAATCAATTTTTTTATCATTGGATGATGTAATTCTTGTTTTGGCTGTGATTGCCATGTTAATATACCACTTTCAGTTATGGCTTCATCAAATTCATGTCCAGCTTGACTTTGACCATAAGTTACAAAAAATACAAAATCATTTTCACGTTTTTTAAGCCTAATTATACCTTGTAATCCCCAAGAACCCGTTCCAGGAGTGAAGTTTGTATGTGGTTCAAGAATATCATGAACTTCTTTTCTGGTATAAGTCTCATACTTTTGAAGTTTAACTGTTTTACTCATTATATACCTCCCTGTGAGTATTCTAAATATCAAATAATACTATAAATCTGCATTATCTATAATCAAAATTATTTTAAATCTTTGCTATTACATTATTACGACAAAAGGAATAAGTTTCCTCCAATGTATATTCTATTATTGCAATTCTCTTAAAATATAATAACTCCAGCTATTAACTGGAGTTTCAATTAGTTCTTCATATCTATTAGCTAGTTTAGGCGAAGCTATTATTGGTGCCGACTCTTTATTATCTAATAGATTCAGTATAGTTGCATCTTGGATAATTAGAACACCCCCAAAACTTACCATAAGATCCTTTTCTTTTTTGCATCTTACTACCGCAAAGTTTGCAAATTTTATTTTCAGGAGACGTTCTTATTTTAAAATTAGGTTTGCTTATATTACATTCAACAATATGCCCATTTTTACATTTAGACGATCTATTGCTTTCTATATTTTCAAATTTCACAATCTCACCACACTCTAAACACATAACTTTAAAAGCTTCCTCAGCTAAATCTGTAGGATAAACCTCTTCAAACATTCGTAACAATTCAGTTCCTTCAATTAAACGAATTCCAAATTTATTTGCTAGATTTACGGCCGGCTTTGAAAATCTACTAATAGTAATAAAATAACCTTTATCAGCTTCTTCCTCTACAATAGCTGAATGAAATTTTTGTATATCAGGTCTTCCAACAATTGAGCCCTTTCCGTATTGTTTATATTCAAATAAATATTTTTTATTATTTTTAAATCCTACTGCATCTTTACCTCCATCATTTACATATGACGTTTGTTCTAATTCAAAACCTTTTTCTTTAAATAAATCAGTTATTTCATCTTCAAATTCTTTTGAAGATAATGATAAAAGAAATTTTTCATTCTTTAATAATAGCTTTGATAATCGTTTCATTTCTTTATCTTTTAATTTTTTAGCTTCTTTTTTAATTTTTAGCTTACGTTTCTCTTCTTTTTGTTCTTCTAAGCATTGTTCACATTTACCTGATATTCCATTTTCAATACCATGAGGACATAATTCTTCACTTTCATTCAATGAATTAAAAAAATCACTTGTCTTAGAAATTATAGATATTACTATACCTATTGGAATTAAAAACCATATCAATGGTAATAAAAATATTGCTATAATAAAAGCTATAAAATAACCTAAAAGAAATAACAAAGTTTTAATATCATCTAAAATAATCCCCACTCCTCTAATAGCTCCCTATTATTTTTAAACCTAACATTAGTTATCACAACTAATAAAATTAAAGAAAAAACATACCATTTTATTTTGTAAATTTAATAAAACTTTGTTGTAGTTCATGATTTCTGAAATAAATCTTAAAATAATTCTTATTAAATAATATAAAACTTGGCTAATTACAGCTTAAAATATACTTTCACATGTAGGATCGAAGTCTGGTGTCTTAACTTAATTTTCCCATTTACTCATCCTTTCGTCTGTGAGTACCACAATTCACTTCATGGC is part of the Sporohalobacter salinus genome and harbors:
- a CDS encoding helix-turn-helix transcriptional regulator — protein: MGKCANVLKMLMILRSRHKMKTRKIANRLEVDPRMIRKYKKVLEQLGVYIESTPGRYGGYSIGVDNTILNLGIDEQEFSVLKNAETYLKQEGFVFIKEYKTILDKINSNLKNNQRIKDVNDLILESIPNINLEKEKDKYINIQEAVMTSNKVKIEYFSLTSGLKDRVIRPYALYVYQGFWYVMAYCELRDAIRQFKLPRIRKMEILKEEFKKPEDFSLNEYLENTIGIIYDEDKFNVKLKIEFPTSIKVSERIWVKDQKVTFNEDNSIIFEAEMTGLDDIVNWVLSLGSDVKVIEPLELKEQVKEEAREILKNN
- the cas5b gene encoding type I-B CRISPR-associated protein Cas5b codes for the protein MKVLKLKLFQETACYKKPFAFKVGETYPLPPYSTVKGMLHRVLDAEEFIPMKISIQGNYDSKFVDYQNMYFDKDDKTTKMPLNIHLLHNVELIIHVKAKEEVLNRIIKGIKNSNEYLSLGRREDLIRIDEIKFVDLDEYDPWEKGKNYFIKYPIYIPINKITEEIEGINYRLNWKYKIIDDLRQWEKIDVKYVEKGSELSDEIDITIDEDKDLVFFNL
- a CDS encoding restriction endonuclease produces the protein MGIILDDIKTLLFLLGYFIAFIIAIFLLPLIWFLIPIGIVISIISKTSDFFNSLNESEELCPHGIENGISGKCEQCLEEQKEEKRKLKIKKEAKKLKDKEMKRLSKLLLKNEKFLLSLSSKEFEDEITDLFKEKGFELEQTSYVNDGGKDAVGFKNNKKYLFEYKQYGKGSIVGRPDIQKFHSAIVEEEADKGYFITISRFSKPAVNLANKFGIRLIEGTELLRMFEEVYPTDLAEEAFKVMCLECGEIVKFENIESNRSSKCKNGHIVECNISKPNFKIRTSPENKICKLCGSKMQKRKGSYGKFWGCSNYPRCNYTESIR
- the cas8a1 gene encoding type I-B CRISPR-associated protein Cas8b1/Cst1, translating into MGIVGFIRIIERADKKKEIVMKDNYLEFDSSLLEKFDKYYFDYFLDEYNISKRECDKVKRYVKIAENEDRFKAATKWVQDTIKNNRNKIKGKLENKSYEEEFDRIFDARREIKKPKQLDELKELVEDFKAVMNKKEVFERLTLNKVRSVLSSGYFGQVSFLQRNRARDSVEEQREVMKKDYVQRVLDDVRLDETLQTADNVEELQAFIEEEMDKLQQKVKDGVLSKNKLSKYPYRRLLKKLNKKFIKKGKTLEEIKSYLSDEVLSCSIWEQYRSNSQFTRKNDVSCDFTEGVFIPLAVSNKKSRNFMWNGNTAFPICNLVKLILLCTPAGATEMENDYDGFVNLDTSIEDLYRHNQNLRRNKREEENPFESLIYDIVSEAKQKSKWLLQNILFIEINAEYDSKSCKLNYFNIPKSVATYFKNYAEQDLSKIGDKRFKRNVVNLILSDKTIKNEIYNFEKGAKDTVVVNNLNSLIDAKLRDEVNKETSFAHDPLVATVAKYKLNQIKKECEEVKEKGKTIWWIFNEGQKLGKSIAKNKIQGLAYRLLNATNAKNKKQFMDSLLRVYMGVGKEVPTVLLNVMHEEDMEFETVAHSFVSGFISKDDEQEDKNIVKEEN
- the cas6 gene encoding CRISPR-associated endoribonuclease Cas6, yielding MRLKCEYETDSIPVGYHMMFVSLIKEAFRQADKEFKNKLYNYDDTRENKQAKDFTFGVYMKDFEKQEDIFEINDKVVLNLSTPDYELGIKFYNGLLKLEEFKYKDFFLNKLRINLTKEKEVDSERVKFTTLSPLCIKNKENYFLDIEDDSYEKELNYIADVVLENYRGYGLQDKLEFEPVDMSKVVVKQKIKEFTENTGRPYYYVNSYQGSFELKGVVEDLKDIYMLGIGFKRNQGFGMVEVI
- the cas7i gene encoding type I-B CRISPR-associated protein Cas7/Cst2/DevR, with the protein product MGKGLTMTIIFEASSLNYGEGIGNISELKKLNRGNGTTHTFASRQALGYDIRRLGAELFDWNLDTVIKDGTTQHKEKVTIKESEEMDLFGYMKTAVKGTPTRSAVVRLSPAISLEPYKSDMDFLSNKGMADRIDEDSNLANVEQHQSFYTYTLTLDLDKVGIDGDIELEEDVKERRVRELLTIVKLLNRNIRGRQENLAPLFVIGGVYNLPNPFFQGRINLEDCGEKYGIDIDPINDTLKTGLLDNKVEDNTFVGIVDGVFANKKELEEILKNSVLSVEEFFKKLETKVKEIYE
- a CDS encoding DUF3427 domain-containing protein, whose protein sequence is MSKTVKLQKYETYTRKEVHDILEPHTNFTPGTGSWGLQGIIRLKKRENDFVFFVTYGQSQAGHEFDEAITESGILTWQSQPKQELHHPMIKKLINHNHHIDNIYLFLRPNKNTEYIYLGKLAYITHDKEREKPVYFKWQILDWELSQNQANKLGIELELVTNEFSQSNENNVKKPVKTSPPSPNQNCNTGKSTRQFHGHKVDFAENNARNKKIGLEGEKFILKYEKEFLIRNDRKDLAEKVIHTSQVKGDGTGYDIQSYTLDGEDKFIEVKTTTGGKNTAFDITLNEVAFSELHPDNYYLYRVFNFDFETKKGQFYEQSGSIRDNFDLEPVSFKANK